A section of the Phycodurus eques isolate BA_2022a chromosome 4, UOR_Pequ_1.1, whole genome shotgun sequence genome encodes:
- the arl4aa gene encoding ADP-ribosylation factor-like 4aa yields the protein MGNGFSEQPSFLASIPFFQSFHIAILGLDSAGKTTVLYRLQFNEFVNTVPTKGFNTERVRVSLGGHRTVTFQFWDVGGQEKLRPLWKSYTRCTDGIIFVVDSVDSERMEEAKTELHKIAKTSENQGVPLLVVANKQDLRHSLGLLEIEKLLALKELSPATPWHLQPACAIIGDGLREGLDRLYDLILKHRKVIRQQRKKR from the coding sequence ATGGGGAATGGCTTCTCGGAACAACCTAGCTTCCTGGCGAGCATCCCCTTCTTCCAGTCCTTCCACATCGCCATCCTCGGACTGGACTCAGCTGGCAAGACCACCGTGCTGTACAGGCTGCAGTTCAACGAGTTTGTCAACACAGTGCCCACCAAGGGCTTCAACACTGAGCGGGTGCGGGTGTCCTTGGGCGGTCACCGCACCGTGACCTTCCAATTTTGGGACGTGGGTGGCCAGGAGAAGCTGCGGCCACTGTGGAAGTCCTACACTCGTTGCACGGATGGTATCATTTTTGTGGTGGACTCTGTGGACAGTGAGCGCATGGAGGAGGCGAAGACGGAGCTCCACAAGATCGCCAAGACCTCGGAGAACCAGGGCGTGCCCCTATTGGTGGTGGCCAACAAGCAGGACCTGAGGCACTCCCTGGGGCTGCTGGAGATCGAGAAGCTACTTGCACTGAAGGAGCTAAGCCCGGCAACGCCGTGGCACCTGCAGCCCGCTTGCGCCATCATCGGGGATGGACTCAGGGAGGGCCTAGACCGACTCTATGATCTCATCTTGAAGCACAGAAAGGTGATCCGGCAGCAGAGGAAGAAGCGATAA